The proteins below are encoded in one region of Lactuca sativa cultivar Salinas chromosome 3, Lsat_Salinas_v11, whole genome shotgun sequence:
- the LOC111920338 gene encoding MDIS1-interacting receptor like kinase 2-like: protein MMAYNNISGSIPPEFGNSTQLQRLDLSSNHLVGEIPKEFGKMISMLNLSLANNQLSGIIPPELGFLELLEVLDLSANRLIGSIPRSISQWEHIHYLNLSNNMLGEKIPSEIGKLVQLTEVDLSQNLLTEEIPSEVESLKNLQKLNLSHNRLSGSIPNAFTSLPSGIDIDLSNNELTGPVPPSSNFVNASLQGNPGLCGNFTGLKLCASQIMKKKNDPFHHQLILVIMLPLIGAILLGFFMCGLIVYRKQKSHSPQKPLDNKGGDYFSITSFDGGVAYDDILKATENFDEAYAIGTGGYGTVYKAQLQPNNVVAVKKLHSGSENVDHNGFLNEVRALTNIRHRNIVKLYGYCSHARHSFLIYEYLEKGSLGSILRSDVLAKELDWLKRVSIVKAVANGLAYMHHDCSPPIIHRDISIANILLDSDYEAHISDFGTSKLLKLDSSNWTAIAGTYGYIAPELAYTMVATEKCDVYSFGIVALEVIMGKHPGELPTLSADYLVLSNVGDSRIPLPSPQVEKQVNLVLNLARACLNSNPKERPTMRQVSNQFMKDLL, encoded by the exons ATGATGGCCTATAACAACATCAGTGGTAGCATACCACCAGAGTTTGGAAATTCAACTCAACTACAAAGGCTTGATCTTTCTTCCAATCATCTGGTAGGTGAAATCCCAAAGGAGTTCGGGAAGATGATAAGTATGCTGAATTTGTCCTTGGCTAATAACCAACTTTCAGGTATTATACCTCCAGAGCTCGGATTTTTAGAACTGCTTGAAGTACTCGATCTATCTGCAAATAGATTGATTGGGTCAATACCAAGAAGTATTAGTCAATGGGAACATATCCACTACTTGAATCTTAGTAATAACATGCTCGGTGAGAAAATTCCATCTGAGATTGGCAAATTAGTTCAACTTACAGAAGTTGATTTGTCTCAGAATTTGCTCACTGAAGAGATACCATCTGAAGTTGAAAGTTTGAAAAATCTACAAAAGTTGAATCTTTCTCACAATAGACTATCTGGTTCCATTCCTAACGCTTTTACAAGTTTGCCCAGTGGGATTGACATCGACCTGTCCAACAATGAGCTCACAGGTCCAGTTCCCCCTTCCTCTAACTTTGTCAACGCTTCCTTACAAGGCAATCCAGGTTTGTGTGGAAATTTTACAGGACTAAAATTATGTGCAAGTCAAATCATGAAGAAGAAAAATGATCCCTTTCATCATCAACTCATCCTTGTAATTATGCTCCCTCTTATCGGGGCAATTTTACTTGGTTTTTTCATGTGTGGCCTCATTGTTTATCGAAAACAAAAGAGTCATTCTCCACAGAAACCGTTGGATAATAAAGGTGGTGATTATTTCTCCATAACAAGTTTCGATGGAGGAGTAGCATATGATGACATCTTGAAAGCAACGGAAAATTTTGATGAAGCATATGCTATTGGGACCGGAGGATATGGGACTGTGTATAAAGCCCAGCTACAACCTAACAATGTGGTAGCTGTCAAGAAACTTCACTCAGGATCTGAGAATGTTGATCATAATGGATTCCTTAATGAGGTACGAGCATTAACGAACATAAGGCATCGAAACATAGTGAAACTCTATGGATATTGCTCACATGCCCGCCACTCGTTTTTGATTTATGAATACCTTGAAAAGGGAAGCCTTGGATCAATCTTAAGGAGCGATGTCTTAGCAaaagaattggattggttgaaaaGGGTAAGTATTGTAAAGGCTGTTGCTAATGGTTTGGCTTATATGCATCACGACTGCTCACCTCCTATAATTCATAGAGATATTTCCATTGCCAACATCCTTCTTGATTCTGATTATGAGGCACATATTTCTGATTTTGGCACATCCAAGCTTTTAAAGCTAGACTCATCCAACTGGACCGCAATTGCTGGGACCTATGGTTATATCGCACCAG AGCTTGCTTATACGATGGTGGCAACCGAGAAATGTGATGTGTATAGCTTTGGCATTGTTGCACTAGAAGTGATCATGGGAAAGCATCCTGGTGAACTGCCAACATTGTCTGCTGATTATCTGGTGTTATCAAATGTAGGAGATAGTCGGATTCCACTTCCTTCACCACAAGTTGAGAAACAAGTAAATTTGGTACTCAATCTCGCAAGAGCATGTTTGAACTCGAATCCAAAAGAAAGGCCAACAATGCGCCAAGTTTCAAATCAGTTCATGAAGGATCTGCTTTGA
- the LOC111920295 gene encoding probable leucine-rich repeat receptor-like protein kinase At1g35710, producing MSSSNFLFFSLALLILTLSPIPNFASSSLEEANALLKWKTSLQIPNNSLVSSWISLPLNSSALVPCTSWFGVVCNADGSTQRLNLSSCGLNGTLHQFPFSLLHNLTYLDLTINNFFGPIPQEIRLLSKLVYLDFSVNKFSGVIPPEIGTLHQLSILYLNSNNISGSIPSSLGNLKSLTKLSLSRNQLSGSIPSTLGYLTTLNVLYLYYNQLSGPIPIELGNLKSLTDLQVSNNQLNGSIPSSLGDLTSLNVLYLYYNQLSGPIPIELGNLKSLTKLGLSNNQLSGSIPSSLGDLTSLNVLYLYYNQLSSPIPIELGNLKSLTDLEVSNNQLNGSIPSSLGDLTSLNVLYLHHNQLFGSIPIELGNLKSLTDLEVSNNLLNGSIPSSLGDLTSLNVLYLYYNQLSGPIPNELGNLKSLTHLQVSNNQLNGSIPSSLGDLTSLNVLYLYYNQLSGPIPIELGNLKSLTKLGLSNNQLSGSIPSSLGDLTSLNVLYLYYNQLSGPIPNELGNLKSLTHLQVSNNQLNGSIPSSLGDLTSLNVLYLHHNQLFGSIPIELGNLKSLTDLEVSNNLLNGSIPSSLGDLTSLNVLYLYYNQLSGPIPIELGNLKSLTDLQLSNNQLNGSIPSSLGDLTSLNVLYLYYNQLSGPIPIELGNLKSLTDLQLKQQSA from the coding sequence ATGTCTTCTTCAAACTTCTTATTTTTCTCACTAGCTCTACTAATCCTCACACTCTCCCCCATACCAAATTTTGCTTCTTCTTCTTTAGAGGAAGCCAATGCTCTTCTTAAATGGAAAACAAGCCTTCAAATCCCAAACAATTCCTTGGTTTCTTCATGGATTTCCCTCCCTTTGAATTCTAGTGCATTAGTTCCATGCACTTCTTGGTTTGGAGTAGTTTGCAATGCTGATGGGAGCACTCAGAGGCTAAACCTTAGTTCATGTGGCTTAAACGGTACACTCCACCAATTTCCATTCTCTTTGCTACACAATCTTACATATCTTGATCTCACTATAAACAACTTCTTTGGCCCCATCCCACAAGAAATCCGACTCCTCTCCAAACTTGTATATCTTGATTTTTCAGTGAATAAGTTTTCTGGAGTAATCCCACCTGAAATTGGAACCCTGCACCAACTATCCATCTTGTACCTAAACTCAAACAATATATCTGGCTCAATTCCTTCATCATTGGGTAATTTGAAGTCTCTCACTAAGCTTAGTTTGAGTCGTAATCAACTTAGTGGTTCTATTCCGTCAACATTGGGTTATTTGACAACGTTGAATGTCCTTTATTTGTACTACAATCAACTCTCTGGTCCCATTCCTATTGAACTTGGGAATTTGAAGTCTCTCACTGATCTTCAGGTGAGCAACAATCAGCTTAATGGTTCCATTCCTTCATCATTGGGTGATTTGACATCCTTGAATGTCCTTTATTTGTACTACAATCAACTCTCTGGTCCCATTCCTATTGAACTTGGGAATTTGAAGTCTCTCACTAAGCTTGGTCTGAGTAACAATCAACTTAGTGGTTCTATTCCTTCATCATTGGGTGATTTGACATCTTTGAATGTCCTTTATTTGTACTACAATCAACTCTCTAGTCCCATTCCTATTGAACTTGGGAATTTGAAGTCTCTCACTGATCTTGAGGTGAGCAACAATCAGCTTAATGGTTCCATTCCTTCATCATTGGGTGATTTGACATCTTTGAATGTCCTTTATTTGCACCACAATCAACTCTTTGGTTCCATTCCTATTGAACTTGGGAATTTGAAGTCTCTCACTGATCTTGAGGTGAGCAACAATCTGCTTAATGGTTCCATTCCTTCATCATTGGGTGATTTGACATCTTTGAATGTCCTTTATTTGTACTACAATCAACTCTCTGGTCCCATTCCTAATGAACTTGGGAATTTGAAGTCTCTCACTCATCTTCAGGTGAGCAACAATCAGCTTAATGGTTCCATTCCTTCATCATTGGGTGATTTGACATCCTTGAATGTCCTTTATTTGTACTACAATCAACTCTCTGGTCCCATTCCTATTGAACTTGGGAATTTGAAGTCTCTCACTAAGCTTGGTCTGAGTAACAATCAACTTAGTGGTTCTATTCCTTCATCATTGGGTGATTTGACATCTTTGAATGTCCTTTATTTGTACTACAATCAACTCTCTGGTCCCATTCCTAATGAACTTGGGAATTTGAAGTCTCTCACTCATCTTCAGGTGAGCAACAATCAGCTTAATGGTTCCATTCCTTCATCATTGGGTGATTTGACATCTTTGAATGTCCTTTATTTGCACCACAATCAACTCTTTGGTTCCATTCCTATTGAACTTGGGAATTTGAAGTCTCTCACTGATCTTGAGGTGAGCAACAATCTGCTTAATGGTTCCATTCCTTCATCATTGGGTGATTTGACATCTTTGAATGTCCTTTATTTGTACTACAATCAACTCTCTGGTCCCATTCCTATTGAACTTGGGAATTTGAAGTCTCTCACTGATCTTCAGCTGAGCAACAATCAGCTTAATGGTTCCATTCCTTCATCATTGGGTGATTTGACATCTTTGAATGTCCTTTATTTGTACTACAATCAACTCTCTGGTCCCATTCCTATTGAACTTGGGAATTTGAAGTCTCTCACTGATCTTCAGTTGAAGCAACAATCAGCTTAA